One genomic window of Etheostoma spectabile isolate EspeVRDwgs_2016 chromosome 5, UIUC_Espe_1.0, whole genome shotgun sequence includes the following:
- the fam161a gene encoding protein FAM161A isoform X1, whose protein sequence is MANPHRTNVLVTSCLKTPVDPHTKTPLASYERERVLPYSDTKFMDNRDYENELEYEDSGSDVCDEDYAGKGGPLVMTNFRAAGDRLDLSEIFFSNEEYYSKLEELKKAHLRTMAELESMYRRKLQLQAMEPLDTTMLETGGHRLPWSNSSPAASRRLRKSHSAVELRRASGHSDSSDEDEAAGNDVEKGLLFSPEEHIKNMWQDFKLSLHNPHLSSSSMHSLPTDQRRPRKAKGKKRQGQKDGEHWKHRLTIPKPFQMMLRESDRQRSGLKTRSEIEQENTELRKQLEELKECQKKFRASPAPAHLHLPLYEELQERGERRRRTKEREDAHLQTVQKPFSFLERERKKKEQKQLHQPQPSDQEKVKPFKAKPVPKAVYAAASGEQMKEEQLYRSIKIQMRAEEMLHSASKPPSMLERRLGGRKKTKDGSAAAGGDDSFSHRPHINKEVPDFDASYRRFKKHLEKQKEVKPTTACEPFELRTSHITSHRERILADIEKEQSSPRMRRWPYVSPGTPRTPNSSRCSSLSGSLEFLPTKVTDATKKRHEAVRKVLEQRKKAEEEEERWREKQKQREKKLQGVVLKRAQANDPHLALSQTHPTKLKEFRKQELQRKKEYKQEIKEMKQRVKGRPLLLEQVAQRNAKQAAEKRYTDALHGWDLTEEFISSKAVKSGCAGKASPSTDSKQSDQEEPDMGYKPVHYRRVFLDDEDPEADPDDKEAASDKTSPNRRDGEDAGAGHHSEQESRRDDDDDDDDDDDDDDDESYHYSDDHENYSDDSEHDVDTTQQEAGK, encoded by the exons AGCTGGAGTATGAGGACTCGGGCTCTGATGTCTGCGATGAGGACTACGCGGGGAAGGGCGGTCCTCTCGTGATGACCAACTTCAGAGCGGCAGGAGACCGCCTGGATCTGAGCGAGATCTTCTTCTCCAACGAGGAGTACTACAGCAAGctggaggagctgaagaaggCGCACCTCCGCACCATGGCGGAGCTGGAGAGCATGTATCGGCGGAAGCTGCAGCTCCAGGCCATGGAGCCGCTGGACACGACCATGCTGgagacaggaggacacag ACTACCGTGGTCCAACAGCAGCCCAGCGGCTTCACGCCGTTTGAGGAAGTCGCACTCTGCTGTTGAACTCCGGAGGGCCTCCGGACATTCAGACTCTTCAGACGAAGACGAAGCTGCCGGTAACGATGTGGAGAAAGGCCTGCTTTTTTCTCCTGAAGAACACATCAAGAACATGTGGCAGGACTTCAAGCTCTCCCTTCACAACCCCCACCTGTCGTCGTCCTCGATGCACAGCCTGCCGACAGACCAGAGGAGACCACGAAAGGCAAAAGGAAAGAAGAGACAGGGGCAGAAAGACGGCGAGCATTGGAAACATAGACTGACCATCCCGAAACCTTTCCAGATGATGCTGCGCGAGTCGGACAGGCAAAGGAGCGGCTTAAAGACGCGTTCGGAGATCGAGCAGGAGAACACGGAGCTGCGAAAGCAGCTGGAAGAACTGAAAGAGTGTCAGAAGAAGTTCCGCGCCAGCCCGGCGCCGGCTCATCTTCACCTCCCGCTTTACGAAGAGCTGCAGGAGCGCGGCGAGAGACGACGGCGGACGAAAGAGCGAGAAGACGCGCATCTTCAAACCGTCCAGAAGCCCTTCAGCTTCCTGGAGAGGGAGCGCAAGAAGAAGGAGCAGAAACAGCTGCATCAGCCCCAGCCGTCCGACCAGGAGAAGGTCAAACCCTTCAAGGCCAAGCCCGTGCCCAAGGCCGTGTACGCAGCGGCGTCGGGGGAGCAGATGAAGGAGGAGCAGCTGTATCGGTCCATCAAGATACAGATGAGAGCTGAGGAGATGCTCCACAGCGCCTCGAAGCCTCCCAGCATGCTGGAACGGCGACTCGGCGGCCGCAAGAAGACCAAAGACGGCAGCGCCGCAGCCGGAGGGGACGACAGCTTCTCCCACAGGCCCCATATCAACAAGGAGGTCCCCGACTTCGACGCCAGTTACCGACGCTTCAAGAAACacctggagaaacagaaagaggTGAAGCCCACAACTGCGTGTGAACCCTTTGAGTTGAGGACGTCGCACATCACGTCGCACCGTGAACGCATCCTGGCCGACATCGAGAAGGAGCAGAGCAGCCCTCGGATGAGGCGCTGGCCGTACGTCAGCCCCGGGACGCCTCGCACGCCGAACTCGAGTCGGTGTTCGTCCCTCTCCGGCAGCCTGGAGTTCCTGCCCACCAAAGTCACGGATGCCACCAAAAAGAGGCATGAGGCTGTGAG GAAGGTGCTGGAGCAGAGGAAGAAggccgaggaggaggaggagcggtGGAGGGAGAAGCAGAAGCAGCGGGAGAAGAAGCTGCAGGGGGTGGTGTTGAAACGTGCCCAGGCCAACGACCCCCACCTGGCTCTCTCACAGACGCACCCGACCAAACTCAAAGAATTCAG GAAACAAGAGCTTCAGCGCAAGAAGGAGTACAAGCAGGAGATTAAAGAGATGAAGCAGAGAGTGAAGGGGAGGCCGCTGCTCCTGGAGCAGGTTGCACAG AGGAATGCCAAACAGGCAGCGGAGAAGCGCTACACAGACGCCCTGCACGGATGGGATCTGACTGAAGAGTTCATCAGCAGCAAGGCCGTTAAATCAGGCTGTGCAGGCAAAGCCTCCCCGTCCACTGACAGCAAACAGAG TGACCAGGAGGAGCCGGACATGGGCTACAAACCCGTTCACTACAGGAGGGTCTTCCTGGACGACGAAGACCCAGAAGCCGATCCAGACGACAAGGAAGCGGCGAGCGACAAGACGTCACCGAACCGCCGTGACGGCGAGGACGCCGGCGCCGGTCACCACTCGGAGCAGGAGTCCCGTAGAGATGACGACgacgacgatgatgatgatgatgatgatgatgatgatgaaagtTACCACTACTCAGACGACCATGAGAACTATTCAGACGACAGCGAGCACGACGTCGACACCACACAGCAGGAAGCGGGGAAGTGA
- the fam161a gene encoding protein FAM161A isoform X2 — protein MANPHRTNVLVTSCLKTPVDPHTKTPLASYERERVLPYSDTKFMDNRDYENELEYEDSGSDVCDEDYAGKGGPLVMTNFRAAGDRLDLSEIFFSNEEYYSKLEELKKAHLRTMAELESMYRRKLQLQAMEPLDTTMLETGGHRLPWSNSSPAASRRLRKSHSAVELRRASGHSDSSDEDEAAGNDVEKGLLFSPEEHIKNMWQDFKLSLHNPHLSSSSMHSLPTDQRRPRKAKGKKRQGQKDGEHWKHRLTIPKPFQMMLRESDRQRSGLKTRSEIEQENTELRKQLEELKECQKKFRASPAPAHLHLPLYEELQERGERRRRTKEREDAHLQTVQKPFSFLERERKKKEQKQLHQPQPSDQEKVKPFKAKPVPKAVYAAASGEQMKEEQLYRSIKIQMRAEEMLHSASKPPSMLERRLGGRKKTKDGSAAAGGDDSFSHRPHINKEVPDFDASYRRFKKHLEKQKEVKPTTACEPFELRTSHITSHRERILADIEKEQSSPRMRRWPYVSPGTPRTPNSSRCSSLSGSLEFLPTKVTDATKKRKVLEQRKKAEEEEERWREKQKQREKKLQGVVLKRAQANDPHLALSQTHPTKLKEFRKQELQRKKEYKQEIKEMKQRVKGRPLLLEQVAQRNAKQAAEKRYTDALHGWDLTEEFISSKAVKSGCAGKASPSTDSKQSDQEEPDMGYKPVHYRRVFLDDEDPEADPDDKEAASDKTSPNRRDGEDAGAGHHSEQESRRDDDDDDDDDDDDDDDESYHYSDDHENYSDDSEHDVDTTQQEAGK, from the exons AGCTGGAGTATGAGGACTCGGGCTCTGATGTCTGCGATGAGGACTACGCGGGGAAGGGCGGTCCTCTCGTGATGACCAACTTCAGAGCGGCAGGAGACCGCCTGGATCTGAGCGAGATCTTCTTCTCCAACGAGGAGTACTACAGCAAGctggaggagctgaagaaggCGCACCTCCGCACCATGGCGGAGCTGGAGAGCATGTATCGGCGGAAGCTGCAGCTCCAGGCCATGGAGCCGCTGGACACGACCATGCTGgagacaggaggacacag ACTACCGTGGTCCAACAGCAGCCCAGCGGCTTCACGCCGTTTGAGGAAGTCGCACTCTGCTGTTGAACTCCGGAGGGCCTCCGGACATTCAGACTCTTCAGACGAAGACGAAGCTGCCGGTAACGATGTGGAGAAAGGCCTGCTTTTTTCTCCTGAAGAACACATCAAGAACATGTGGCAGGACTTCAAGCTCTCCCTTCACAACCCCCACCTGTCGTCGTCCTCGATGCACAGCCTGCCGACAGACCAGAGGAGACCACGAAAGGCAAAAGGAAAGAAGAGACAGGGGCAGAAAGACGGCGAGCATTGGAAACATAGACTGACCATCCCGAAACCTTTCCAGATGATGCTGCGCGAGTCGGACAGGCAAAGGAGCGGCTTAAAGACGCGTTCGGAGATCGAGCAGGAGAACACGGAGCTGCGAAAGCAGCTGGAAGAACTGAAAGAGTGTCAGAAGAAGTTCCGCGCCAGCCCGGCGCCGGCTCATCTTCACCTCCCGCTTTACGAAGAGCTGCAGGAGCGCGGCGAGAGACGACGGCGGACGAAAGAGCGAGAAGACGCGCATCTTCAAACCGTCCAGAAGCCCTTCAGCTTCCTGGAGAGGGAGCGCAAGAAGAAGGAGCAGAAACAGCTGCATCAGCCCCAGCCGTCCGACCAGGAGAAGGTCAAACCCTTCAAGGCCAAGCCCGTGCCCAAGGCCGTGTACGCAGCGGCGTCGGGGGAGCAGATGAAGGAGGAGCAGCTGTATCGGTCCATCAAGATACAGATGAGAGCTGAGGAGATGCTCCACAGCGCCTCGAAGCCTCCCAGCATGCTGGAACGGCGACTCGGCGGCCGCAAGAAGACCAAAGACGGCAGCGCCGCAGCCGGAGGGGACGACAGCTTCTCCCACAGGCCCCATATCAACAAGGAGGTCCCCGACTTCGACGCCAGTTACCGACGCTTCAAGAAACacctggagaaacagaaagaggTGAAGCCCACAACTGCGTGTGAACCCTTTGAGTTGAGGACGTCGCACATCACGTCGCACCGTGAACGCATCCTGGCCGACATCGAGAAGGAGCAGAGCAGCCCTCGGATGAGGCGCTGGCCGTACGTCAGCCCCGGGACGCCTCGCACGCCGAACTCGAGTCGGTGTTCGTCCCTCTCCGGCAGCCTGGAGTTCCTGCCCACCAAAGTCACGGATGCCACCAAAAAGAG GAAGGTGCTGGAGCAGAGGAAGAAggccgaggaggaggaggagcggtGGAGGGAGAAGCAGAAGCAGCGGGAGAAGAAGCTGCAGGGGGTGGTGTTGAAACGTGCCCAGGCCAACGACCCCCACCTGGCTCTCTCACAGACGCACCCGACCAAACTCAAAGAATTCAG GAAACAAGAGCTTCAGCGCAAGAAGGAGTACAAGCAGGAGATTAAAGAGATGAAGCAGAGAGTGAAGGGGAGGCCGCTGCTCCTGGAGCAGGTTGCACAG AGGAATGCCAAACAGGCAGCGGAGAAGCGCTACACAGACGCCCTGCACGGATGGGATCTGACTGAAGAGTTCATCAGCAGCAAGGCCGTTAAATCAGGCTGTGCAGGCAAAGCCTCCCCGTCCACTGACAGCAAACAGAG TGACCAGGAGGAGCCGGACATGGGCTACAAACCCGTTCACTACAGGAGGGTCTTCCTGGACGACGAAGACCCAGAAGCCGATCCAGACGACAAGGAAGCGGCGAGCGACAAGACGTCACCGAACCGCCGTGACGGCGAGGACGCCGGCGCCGGTCACCACTCGGAGCAGGAGTCCCGTAGAGATGACGACgacgacgatgatgatgatgatgatgatgatgatgatgaaagtTACCACTACTCAGACGACCATGAGAACTATTCAGACGACAGCGAGCACGACGTCGACACCACACAGCAGGAAGCGGGGAAGTGA
- the fam161a gene encoding protein FAM161A isoform X3, with product MTNFRAAGDRLDLSEIFFSNEEYYSKLEELKKAHLRTMAELESMYRRKLQLQAMEPLDTTMLETGGHRLPWSNSSPAASRRLRKSHSAVELRRASGHSDSSDEDEAAGNDVEKGLLFSPEEHIKNMWQDFKLSLHNPHLSSSSMHSLPTDQRRPRKAKGKKRQGQKDGEHWKHRLTIPKPFQMMLRESDRQRSGLKTRSEIEQENTELRKQLEELKECQKKFRASPAPAHLHLPLYEELQERGERRRRTKEREDAHLQTVQKPFSFLERERKKKEQKQLHQPQPSDQEKVKPFKAKPVPKAVYAAASGEQMKEEQLYRSIKIQMRAEEMLHSASKPPSMLERRLGGRKKTKDGSAAAGGDDSFSHRPHINKEVPDFDASYRRFKKHLEKQKEVKPTTACEPFELRTSHITSHRERILADIEKEQSSPRMRRWPYVSPGTPRTPNSSRCSSLSGSLEFLPTKVTDATKKRHEAVRKVLEQRKKAEEEEERWREKQKQREKKLQGVVLKRAQANDPHLALSQTHPTKLKEFRKQELQRKKEYKQEIKEMKQRVKGRPLLLEQVAQRNAKQAAEKRYTDALHGWDLTEEFISSKAVKSGCAGKASPSTDSKQSDQEEPDMGYKPVHYRRVFLDDEDPEADPDDKEAASDKTSPNRRDGEDAGAGHHSEQESRRDDDDDDDDDDDDDDDESYHYSDDHENYSDDSEHDVDTTQQEAGK from the exons ATGACCAACTTCAGAGCGGCAGGAGACCGCCTGGATCTGAGCGAGATCTTCTTCTCCAACGAGGAGTACTACAGCAAGctggaggagctgaagaaggCGCACCTCCGCACCATGGCGGAGCTGGAGAGCATGTATCGGCGGAAGCTGCAGCTCCAGGCCATGGAGCCGCTGGACACGACCATGCTGgagacaggaggacacag ACTACCGTGGTCCAACAGCAGCCCAGCGGCTTCACGCCGTTTGAGGAAGTCGCACTCTGCTGTTGAACTCCGGAGGGCCTCCGGACATTCAGACTCTTCAGACGAAGACGAAGCTGCCGGTAACGATGTGGAGAAAGGCCTGCTTTTTTCTCCTGAAGAACACATCAAGAACATGTGGCAGGACTTCAAGCTCTCCCTTCACAACCCCCACCTGTCGTCGTCCTCGATGCACAGCCTGCCGACAGACCAGAGGAGACCACGAAAGGCAAAAGGAAAGAAGAGACAGGGGCAGAAAGACGGCGAGCATTGGAAACATAGACTGACCATCCCGAAACCTTTCCAGATGATGCTGCGCGAGTCGGACAGGCAAAGGAGCGGCTTAAAGACGCGTTCGGAGATCGAGCAGGAGAACACGGAGCTGCGAAAGCAGCTGGAAGAACTGAAAGAGTGTCAGAAGAAGTTCCGCGCCAGCCCGGCGCCGGCTCATCTTCACCTCCCGCTTTACGAAGAGCTGCAGGAGCGCGGCGAGAGACGACGGCGGACGAAAGAGCGAGAAGACGCGCATCTTCAAACCGTCCAGAAGCCCTTCAGCTTCCTGGAGAGGGAGCGCAAGAAGAAGGAGCAGAAACAGCTGCATCAGCCCCAGCCGTCCGACCAGGAGAAGGTCAAACCCTTCAAGGCCAAGCCCGTGCCCAAGGCCGTGTACGCAGCGGCGTCGGGGGAGCAGATGAAGGAGGAGCAGCTGTATCGGTCCATCAAGATACAGATGAGAGCTGAGGAGATGCTCCACAGCGCCTCGAAGCCTCCCAGCATGCTGGAACGGCGACTCGGCGGCCGCAAGAAGACCAAAGACGGCAGCGCCGCAGCCGGAGGGGACGACAGCTTCTCCCACAGGCCCCATATCAACAAGGAGGTCCCCGACTTCGACGCCAGTTACCGACGCTTCAAGAAACacctggagaaacagaaagaggTGAAGCCCACAACTGCGTGTGAACCCTTTGAGTTGAGGACGTCGCACATCACGTCGCACCGTGAACGCATCCTGGCCGACATCGAGAAGGAGCAGAGCAGCCCTCGGATGAGGCGCTGGCCGTACGTCAGCCCCGGGACGCCTCGCACGCCGAACTCGAGTCGGTGTTCGTCCCTCTCCGGCAGCCTGGAGTTCCTGCCCACCAAAGTCACGGATGCCACCAAAAAGAGGCATGAGGCTGTGAG GAAGGTGCTGGAGCAGAGGAAGAAggccgaggaggaggaggagcggtGGAGGGAGAAGCAGAAGCAGCGGGAGAAGAAGCTGCAGGGGGTGGTGTTGAAACGTGCCCAGGCCAACGACCCCCACCTGGCTCTCTCACAGACGCACCCGACCAAACTCAAAGAATTCAG GAAACAAGAGCTTCAGCGCAAGAAGGAGTACAAGCAGGAGATTAAAGAGATGAAGCAGAGAGTGAAGGGGAGGCCGCTGCTCCTGGAGCAGGTTGCACAG AGGAATGCCAAACAGGCAGCGGAGAAGCGCTACACAGACGCCCTGCACGGATGGGATCTGACTGAAGAGTTCATCAGCAGCAAGGCCGTTAAATCAGGCTGTGCAGGCAAAGCCTCCCCGTCCACTGACAGCAAACAGAG TGACCAGGAGGAGCCGGACATGGGCTACAAACCCGTTCACTACAGGAGGGTCTTCCTGGACGACGAAGACCCAGAAGCCGATCCAGACGACAAGGAAGCGGCGAGCGACAAGACGTCACCGAACCGCCGTGACGGCGAGGACGCCGGCGCCGGTCACCACTCGGAGCAGGAGTCCCGTAGAGATGACGACgacgacgatgatgatgatgatgatgatgatgatgatgaaagtTACCACTACTCAGACGACCATGAGAACTATTCAGACGACAGCGAGCACGACGTCGACACCACACAGCAGGAAGCGGGGAAGTGA